One Labeo rohita strain BAU-BD-2019 chromosome 12, IGBB_LRoh.1.0, whole genome shotgun sequence genomic region harbors:
- the nog3 gene encoding noggin-3, which yields MDNVPYFLATYVLIFSLGFRIEEGMCQHYYLLRPIPSDTLPIVELKEDPNPILDPKERDLNETELRAILGHFDQNFMSITPPEDKYAGQDDLNESELLKRPTGAMPKEIKAMEFEIQHGKKHKPSKKLRRRLQLWLWSYAFCPVVHTWQDLGNRFWPRYVKVGSCYNKRSCSVPEGMVCKPAKSSHFTVLRWMCQQRKSGLKCVWIPVQYPIISECKCSCPN from the coding sequence ATGGATAACGTGCCGTATTTTCTGGCGACATACGTGCTCATTTTCTCCCTCGGATTCAGGATAGAAGAAGGGATGTGCCAACATTACTACCTCCTCCGTCCCATTCCTAGTGACACTCTCCCTATAGTGGAACTCAAGGAGGACCCGAATCCCATACTGGACCCTAAGGAGCGGGATCTGAACGAGACCGAACTCAGAGCCATACTAGGTCACTTCGACCAGAACTTCATGTCCATCACACCTCCGGAGGACAAATACGCAGGCCAGGACGACCTGAACGAGTCCGAACTCTTGAAGCGTCCCACCGGCGCCATGCCCAAAGAAATCAAAGCCATGGAGTTTGAGATCCAGCATGGGAAAAAACACAAGCCCAGTAAGAAACTCCGAAGAAGGCTTCAGCTGTGGCTGTGGTCCTACGCCTTCTGCCCCGTGGTGCACACATGGCAGGACCTGGGGAACCGATTCTGGCCCCGCTATGTGAAGGTGGGCAGCTGCTACAATAAAAGGTCTTGTTCGGTTCCAGAAGGGATGGTTTGCAAACCTGccaaatccagtcatttcacGGTTTTGCGATGGATGTGCCAGCAGAGGAAGAGTGGGCTCAAGTGCGTCTGGATACCAGTTCAGTACCCCATTATATCAGAGTGCAAATGCTCCTGCCCGAACTAA